In Papaver somniferum cultivar HN1 chromosome 9, ASM357369v1, whole genome shotgun sequence, the genomic stretch TAATTATCTTCATCGGATGGTTACCTGCCATTATATCACTCTTTTTTGTCTACACAATCCGGTTGATTAAAGTCGTACGACAGTCAAGTATAGAGAAAAGAGTCATCCACAACTACCTGTACTCATCAGTTCTGTTGGCTGTATTCGTAATGGCCATAACCATAACTCAGAAGCACAAGGCCTTCTCTCACATTGGATATGTTCTCACTTCTACTGCTGTTTGTATTTTACTCTTTATTCCTCTAGCTGTGTCAATCAAAGAAGAGCTTGTTCTTTGGAACGTTAAGAAACAAAACATTGCTCCCCCAAAGGTGATAACTGTTGAAACTCCAGCCCTTGTGGATCAAGTTCCTCAGCAATTGGCTACCATGTTATTAGCAGATGAGAAATCATCCAAACCAGAAGTTTCTTTCTTTTCTGATATATTCAACCCCCCAGAGAGGGGTGAAGACTATACCATCTTGCAGGCGCTACTGAGCATCGACATGTTATTACTCATGATTGTTACTTTCAGTGGCCTTGGCACCAGTCTCACAGCGATTGACAATTTAGGTCAGATTGGTGAATCTCTTGGATATCCAACACTTACCATAAGCACATTTGTATCGCTTATGAGTATTTGGAATTATTTTGGAAGAGTTTGTGCAGGATTGTTCTCTGAAATCCTCCTTATCAAGTGGAGTTTTCCCCGAACGCTGGTGTTGGCGCTCATCCTTCTGGTCTCTTGTATTGGTCACATTCTCGTAGCCTTTCCAATTCCTGGTTCTATCTACATAGCTTCAGTGCTTATTGGTTTTACTTATGGTGCTCAAGTAACACTAATTTACACCATCATATCTGAACTGTTCGGCCTCAAATATTACTCTACACTGTTTAATTTCGGGGTTCTGTTTATGCCACTGGGATCTTATGTCTTCAATGTAAGAGTTGCAGGTTTCCTCTATGACAAAGAGGCAATGAAGCAATTGAAGGCATTAGGACTTACTAGGGATTCAGTAAAAGACTTGACTTGTATCGGAAAACAGTGTTACAGATCTTGTTTTGTTATATTGGCAGGGGCGACGTTTGTTGCAGCTCTGAGTTCATTTATTTTGGTTATGAGAACAATAAAATTCTACCAGGGAGACATTTATAAGAAGTTCAGAGAGGAAGAAGCTACGGCAAAAACAGCACCAGAACATATTGAGCTACTGACTGTAGTAGATGATTCCAAAACTAAAAGTAA encodes the following:
- the LOC113313850 gene encoding uncharacterized protein LOC113313850, with the translated sequence MVEVGIGSGGGGGSTNALRFTAQVIQGRWFMLFASVLLMGSAGGTYVFGIYSKEIKKTLGYDQTTINLLGFFKDLGTTVGVFSGLLAEVAPHWFVLLVGASMNFVGYFMMWLGVTGRISKPQIWQMCLYIWIGANSQNFANTSVLVTCVKNFPESRGTLLGLLKGFTGLSGAVMTQLYLAVYGNDAKSLIIFIGWLPAIISLFFVYTIRLIKVVRQSSIEKRVIHNYLYSSVLLAVFVMAITITQKHKAFSHIGYVLTSTAVCILLFIPLAVSIKEELVLWNVKKQNIAPPKVITVETPALVDQVPQQLATMLLADEKSSKPEVSFFSDIFNPPERGEDYTILQALLSIDMLLLMIVTFSGLGTSLTAIDNLGQIGESLGYPTLTISTFVSLMSIWNYFGRVCAGLFSEILLIKWSFPRTLVLALILLVSCIGHILVAFPIPGSIYIASVLIGFTYGAQVTLIYTIISELFGLKYYSTLFNFGVLFMPLGSYVFNVRVAGFLYDKEAMKQLKALGLTRDSVKDLTCIGKQCYRSCFVILAGATFVAALSSFILVMRTIKFYQGDIYKKFREEEATAKTAPEHIELLTVVDDSKTKSKVSDS